CCTCTCCCAGGGCGCGGAGGCGGAAGGCGCGCACGGTGTTCACCATGAGCATGGCGATGGTCATGGGGCCCACGCCTCCGGGCACGGGGGTGATGGCCGAGACCTTGGGGAGGAGGGCCTCATAGTCGCAGTCTCCCACGAGCTTCTCCCCCACCCGGTTGATCCCCACGTCCACCACCACGGCCCCCTCGCGCACCATGTCCGCCGTGACGAAGCGGGCCTTGCCGATGGCGGCGACCACGATGTCCGCCTCGCGCGCCACGGCGGGGATGTCCCTCGTGCGGGAGTGGCAAATGGTGACGGTCGCGTTCTCGTGCAGGAGGAGAAGCGAGAGCGGCAGGCCCACGATCTTGCTCCGCCCGATCACCACGGCGCGCTTGCCCGAGATCTCGATCTCGTAGTGCTTGAGCATCTCGATCACCCCGGCCGGGGTGCATGGCTTGAGCAGGCCCTGCTTGGGGGCGAGGAGGCCGAAGTTCTCGGGGTGGAAGACGTCCACGTCCTTCCCGAGGGCCACCCGGCGCAGCACGGCCTCCTCCTTGATCTGCTTGGGCAGGGGAAGCTGGACGAGAATGCCGTCCACCGCCGGGTCGGCGTTCAGCCTGTCGAGCAATCCTTCGAGATCGCGCTGCGAGGTTTCCGCGGGGAGCCGGTGGTCGAAGGTGGCGATGCCCAGCTCGTTGGCCTTCTTGCCCTTGAGGCGCACGTAGACCTGGGAGGCGGGGTCCTCCCCCACCAGGACGACGGCCAGGCCCGGCGGGCGTCCCGCGCGGGAGGCGAGGCCGGGGATCGCGGCCTGGAGCTCGCCGAGCAGCTTGTCGGCGACGGGCTTTCCCTTGAGGACGGTCGCGGACGAGGTCTGGGTCACGGAACCTCCGGCGGTGCGAGGCGGGCGGAATCGAAGCGTCAGACGGTGATCTTGCCGTCCTTCACGATGACCTGATCGTCCGCCCAGACGGTGGGGCGGTCGAAGATCATGTCCACGTGCAGGGGGGCGACGACCTTCCCCCCGATGCTCCCGCTGTCCCCCACGGCCATATGGCAGGTGCCCCAGGCCTTCTTGGCCTCGCGCATCGTCTCTCGGGCGCGGCAG
The Candidatus Tectomicrobia bacterium genome window above contains:
- the folD gene encoding bifunctional methylenetetrahydrofolate dehydrogenase/methenyltetrahydrofolate cyclohydrolase FolD, coding for MTQTSSATVLKGKPVADKLLGELQAAIPGLASRAGRPPGLAVVLVGEDPASQVYVRLKGKKANELGIATFDHRLPAETSQRDLEGLLDRLNADPAVDGILVQLPLPKQIKEEAVLRRVALGKDVDVFHPENFGLLAPKQGLLKPCTPAGVIEMLKHYEIEISGKRAVVIGRSKIVGLPLSLLLLHENATVTICHSRTRDIPAVAREADIVVAAIGKARFVTADMVREGAVVVDVGINRVGEKLVGDCDYEALLPKVSAITPVPGGVGPMTIAMLMVNTVRAFRLRALGEGR